The DNA sequence TATATCCAGATACTACTTCGGGGTAGAATACATCATCTACATTAGCATTTGCAGGGATATCAATATCATCTCATGGCTTGAGTAACTAAACCATGACAGAAAGTAGAAAATACCAAGGTAAACAACAATAATGTATTGGGTGGGGCATGGGTTGACATTCCCACTTAGGTTGGCGAACAAAGGTACAGATCGCAAGAACTAGCAGTATCACAAGTGCAGCTTTCCATGGTTCCATGGTTGAAACCAGACTGCGGTCCCTAATACAGGCCATCTGATCGCAGGATCAGGCAGCTAAGATCATGATTATGCAGGAATTCACTAATCCTACTGAGGCCAGAACATCAATTGGCCACTTATGAGAACCATTCAGCTTCAGTCAGCGAGCATCACTAGTCTCTGACTGACCCGAACCCTTCAGGAAAAACACACACATGAGCTGCTCCGCTGGTGCACCGTACAGTACATAATTTATTTATCTTGTTTGATTTGTAGACTTGTAGTAGTATTTTTGAATTCCCGACTCCTCACTCCTCGATTGATCCGTTCGTCCACAAGTTCCACCGACCAAATTTAACCCCAGACCAACAAATTCGTCCCCACGGAAACTGAATCGATCACCTTAAGGGCAGCAACGGCTAGCACCGGCGCGCATAAATAAACCCTAGCTAGACGAAATGCGGAACAACTCTACGGGGAGCACGAGCGCCTCACCGAGCTAGGAGTGGTGGATGCCTCATCGGAGAAGCGCCCGCCGCGCCCGGCGGCGGCTCCCACGACCCTGCCCCCGCCGGCGGCGAGACGGCGATCGGGCCTCTCCGGCGCGGCCGCGCCGGTGGGAAGCCCCGCGAGCTGGAGGATTTTCAAATGGGAGCGGAGGTTTTGCTGCGTGGTGTTTGATTCTCGTTGGGAAATGGGAGCGGAGTCTCTCAGCGATGGCGCGCAAACAACGCGGCGGGGGGTTTCGGTGTCAGGCTGATGGTTCGAGGGGTTTTGCTTTTTGCGTTTGCAGGCAAAGATGTATTTTACAAATTTATCCTCGTATAAAGGGCTCTCAGTCggacttttctcttttttttttctcgagagAAGCTAAAATATTCTTCTTCCACATTCAAAGTATTCGACGTGTTTACTGAAATATCTATTACCCTCTCCGTTATAGATTACAAGATGTTTTACATatatattactccctccatcccaaattgtaagtcattccaaaaatcttggagagtcaaacttttttaaatttgaccaaatttatatgataaaataattattattatgatatcaactaagtatcattagatttttttttaattatattttcataatatactcactttatgttacaaatcttagtattttttctctataaatttggtcaaacatgaaaatgctttgactctccaaaattcttggaatgacttacaatttggaatcgAGGGAGTATATCTTAATATATAGTTAAAGTAATATTTTGAGAAAAGTAAAACATCTTACAGTTTTAAACGAATAAGTAAATTATGATAGATGCTAATTGCTAAACGAACCTTGACTGTTACATGCTCCACCAGATACATGATATGTTGGCTGCATAAGAGATCTTTTATGTATCAGGTCATTTTACTGCATCGTTGCATAAAAAAGTTATGCATAAAACTAACTATGGTGATAAAAAAGACGCTTTATATAGTGTTGATCATGAACATCTTTCACTCTGACTTAGGGAAGCACTAGTGCATGCAGCACCTAGTGTTAGCCTCAACACAAAGTTGTGCTCCGCGTACACTACAATGAGTTAAGGCTAATAGCCTCTCGAGCAAGTACAACTTTGCCCTCTACTATGGTCCAACACTATCATTATTGTGGCTCAGCTTTTCTCCAAAGTTTCTTAGTTTTTTGTCTAATAGACTCATGCTCTTCCATGCCACGACACAACGACATGGTGCCACTTCAACTTTTTGTTAGGGCAAGCCATTGTTTCCATTGCAGGAGAATGTGAAACCCTGGAAGGCTAATATTCTTGATAATTTGGGCCCTATATGCATAGATGGAAGTTGGGGCAGCACTCCAGGGTGGAGCATTGGGCATGATTTTACTATCTTATTAAATCGTCGAACATTTCAAAAAAATCGTCTAAATTTTTGAGTTCATGCATCTCTAACTATGTTTCTAACATTACCATCTGTAGCATGCCAAATAAATAATCAATACATGGtagatactccctccgtccccaaatactgctatttctagctgatttcagacagattagtgtggcaaacaaaagaccattctaccctcaattaatttgggttccaccatttaatcatgcacATTAAGCCATGGTTCTCTTGTTCCAACGAGCTGCATTTAATGCCAACTAAACAGACTCAAACAATTACCAAGCGCCAAAGTACTACTTcctagaagaaattaaatggGTTGGTGGACCACAAAAGTTCCAAGAAGAAATTAAATAGGCTGGTGGTCTGAGTATGctagtagaaatagcagtatttgtggataaaattttctcctagaaatagcagtatttagggacggagggagtacaatgAAAACAATTAGTTGTTAGATTACTTGAAAATAGatgttatatattttttctaaataatatACTAAATACAAAGTTGACTCATGAGTAAATGGTTTGCATTCCGTAAATAGGTGCGGTATTACTCTGTTGATTCACATGTCACATTAGTTTTGTACCCATCAAATATATGTGATCAtatatttgaaattttttataGTTTCACAATATACAATTATATGAATTATATCTATAGAATCATTTCTCATAGTGAATctaaatatgtatatttttaaatGTATAgtcaaagatataaatattgcctTAAGATAATAAGATGACAATAGTAATACGACATATAAAAAATGGAAGGAGGTACCTTCAGCACACAGGAAGAAGGAATAATGAAGCACGGCCTATGCTGCATTTACACTGTTTTGTCGTGATTTTTCTCATGTTTGCCTCGTGATTACTCTTTTCTCACATCTTAAACATTCTCGCATACAGAATTACAGTAACAACATTTTCACAAGGGCTTGTGCGGAAAAAAACCTCTCCTCTGCCTACCTCCTCCGTATGAGGCAGCTCGTGCTCGTTCGAGACTGAGAGGCACCCCCGCAGCCGCCTCGCACCGCGCAGATCTCGCCGCCGACGAGATGCTCCGCCGCGGCGTGCTCCTCCAGGCGGCcgtccacctcctcctcctcctcgccgtcgcACGCTCGCCCCTCGCGTACGCCTCGGAGGCCGACCACAAGGTGCCCGCCCATTCACCCCAACCCTAGATCCGAACATTCCTTCCCTTGGCTGGATCCGTCgaggcgccgcgccgcgccggatCTAGGCGTCGCGTGCCGGCGTGCCGCTGGGGGGCACCGCGTGCTTAATTCCGGGGGGACGGGTTTGGTCTGTAGCTCCGTGGGGCGAAATTCTGGGCGCTTACTGGTTTGGAGCTATGATATGATGAGCGAGATAACGGTTTGAGGACTGTTTCAGAAGCTGGTTGTTTTGATCATGGTTGCTATGGGGAGGTGTGGGCAAGAAATTGTGACAGCCGCATTCAGACAAAAGTTTGTTCCTTTTTGTTCGTATATGCAATAAACTTTCAGATAGTGTTGCCATTCTCGTTGAGAAACAGTTGGGTTCTAGTTGCATCATTGTAGGCTCGTGTAAGATTAAATATATATAGGGGACATCTCTTTGCTAGTTCGCTTACAATTGCAAGCATGTTTTCTTGGTCCTGCTTATTAGATGGTGCATGTCATGTCTACGAAAGGGCACAATGCACGCATTTCATCGCGGGCTTACAGTTGTTATGCTACACTTTAATTTGGTAGTTATCGTGGGGATTCCATCGTGGAGAATTACTAGTTGAGCATGCTGTAGACTTGATAGTTCAAAGACGaatacatcttcatttttcatttttttgttAACACAGTTGGCTAAGAAGGGATGAGCTTTAGCACATCGGCAGGTCCTTGCAGCAATTTCCTGGGGGTAGCAGTTCTGTTTTGGACATTATTTTAGTTTCATGTTGAGTGTAACTGCATTTGGACTTATCAGAATAATTACTTTGAGTGTCTTCTGATCTGTATGGTGACTGGTACTCTGTGATGTAAAGTCAGGCCTTGATGTCATTAGACAGAAACTGTGATTAGTAAGGTAAAACAATATGTGGATTATGACAAGGTGCCAATAACTTCTTGATGTTGGCTAAGTGATTGAATCTTCGCCTTGGAATAAAAGGAATTGGTATTCTTGCGATCTAACCTATTATTGGGAATCAGTCCTACACTTGTCCTATCATACCTTCTTCGTGTATACGAAATAGTAGACTGGACTAACTCAATTCTTACAAAATCGCGAATTAGATTGCAGTCGGATGTTTGGGGTACTATAAGTGATCAGGGGATAGTAACTCATATCACAGGGGGAAACTTTGCGCAGAGTTCCATTACGATTAATGGTTGGCTTCGAGATTTCTTGTGGGCACAGGCATCCCTAGTAATTCAGTCTTATGGTTCTTCATTATCTGCATATGGTCTTTTTTTCTTAGGCGCTCATTTTGTCTGGGCTTTCAGTTTAATGTTTTTATTCAGCGGCTGTGGTTATTGGCAAGAACTCATTGAATCTATCATTTGGGCTCATAACAAATTAAAAGTTGCTCCTGCTACTCAGCCTAGAGCCTTGAGCATTATACAAGGATGTGCTGTAGGAGTAACCCATTACCTTCTGGGTGGAATTGCCACAACATGGGCATTCTTCTTAGCGAGAATTATTGCAGTAGGATAGTGGCTAGGAGGATTTGAAAGGCATTATGGAATTAAGATTTCCCAGCTTTAGCCATAGACTGCTTACCCTTTTGTTTCTGACTACAAGATGCTGTTCTGTGTTAGAGTCCATGAAATATCTACGTCTCtgatgattaggattagaagaTTGAATCCCTGGGCTTAAGAAATATCAGAGTTCTTATTCCTGATATGGTTGGGGCTGTTTCAAATTAAAcatttagtggtcatgatcactttgtttctatatctttcACTGTTACCCTTGATGCTGCAGTATTCAGAAAAATTGTTTCCTACAACCAGAACCAGCTAAAATTTTGccattttttcaaaatttacCTGCACTGAATTTAACTATGATGAGAATGCCTTCACCTATTAAAAGCATTGCAGCTTCTAATTATTTTTCTTATTATGTGCAGTATAAAACAGAAGAACCAGTTAAGCTATGGGTAAACAAGGTTGGGCCTTACAATAACCCTCAAGAGACTTACAACTATTACAGTCTCCCATTTTGTCAACCATCTGAAAACCCTTCACATAAATGGGGTGGTCTCGGAGAGGTCCTTGGTGGAAATGAGCTGATTGATAGTCAGATCGATATAAAGTTCATAAGTATGCTTGCCTTCTCTTGACATCCTCCTGAAGTTTGTTTATTTCTTGGACCATGCATTGATGCGTGTTTGTTCCTGTGACTGAATTGATTTATTTCATTGGCCTTTCGTTTGAATGTTTCTTTTGTTCTAGAAAATGTGGACAAGGGGGCCATTTGCACAATTGAACTTGATGCTCAAAAGGTTGAGCAATTTGCTAATGCCATTGAAAACTCATATTGGTTTGAGCTTTTCATAGGTATGGAAAATCCTCATTTAGTTTCATTCTGATCAACATTTTTTGGATGCTTTATCTTGTTTCTGACATTCTTTGTGTCCACATTTTTTCCCAATGCTTACTGTGGTTCAATAACCTAGATGATCTGCCATTGTGGGGTAGGTGGTTTTATACCTGTCCATTTCTGTTGCACAAACTCTTTCTATTTTCTTTTGAAATAATGGAGCCAGTTTCCCTCTGAGCAGGTTTTGTTGGGGAGACTGACAAAAACAATGAGAACAAGCACTACCTTTACACTCATAAGAACATTGTTGTTAAATACAATGGTAACAGGGTATGTATTGTATGTAACCTTAAAAGGATTAGCTGAGACCTATATGTTGGCTAATTACATTTCCTCTGCAGATAATTCATGTGAATCTAACGCAAGAGTCACCTAAGCTTCTTGTAGCTGGTAAAAAGTTGGATATGACATATTCAGTCAAGTGGGTGCAAAcaaatgtagcatttgcacggCGTTTCGAGGTTTACTTAGACTACCCGTTCTTTGAACACCAGGTAATTCTTGCTTGCACCAAAGCCAAGACCATTTCAAAAGGACACTTTGGTCTTATTTCCTTGACTCTGACAAAGGTGGACATTGATGATGGCTGACTCTTTTTTTCCATGTTCAGATTCATTGGTTCTCCATCTTCAATTCATTCATGATGGTTATTTTCTTGACTGGTTTAGTGTCaatgatattgatgaggacactAAGAAATGATTATGCAAAATATGCTCGTGAAGATGACGATCTGGAATCACTTGTAAGTTCTGAACCAGGAATCTTTAGCACATCAATGTACTTATATATTTCTCATTTTGTCTGCTAATATAACTTAATATTTTCTCAGTTGATTTTATCAATATCATATGGTATTtctaaaatagaaaaatccttTAGGCAAACATTATGAGATTATTATAGAAAAATCCATCCATCATTTTCATGCCAGCAATCTAATATTGTTCAGGATTAAGATATGGGTTTCCTTTTTCAGGAGCGAGATGTTAGTGAGGAATCCGGGTGGAAGCTTGTCCATGGTGATGTGTTCCGACCTCCTCGCAGCCTGGTGTTTCTTTCTGCCCTTGTTGGTATTGGCACTCAGCTAGCAGCTCTTATCCTGCTTGTGATTGTGTTGGCCATTGTTGGCATGTTATATGTTGGGTAAGCTCATAACCAGCtttctttgtttccttttttCTGCCTTGGATGTGCAAAATTCAGGTGTTTAATTGATTAAAGTGTTTTTTTGGCTAATCAATATATTTGTCTGAACCTGAAAATTATGAATAAGAATGGCTTAGCTTTCAATGGGTGTTCTTGTTTTATGCTTAAATAAATCATCTCTTTCTTTAGACAAAATGGCAAATTGATTTTTTTGGTGGATTATGAGTCTCATTTTGATTTATGACCGCTGTAGGATGTTTAGATAAAATAGTTGCTTTTGCATAATCTGGCAAAAATTCCTTCTATTGACATCTGGAATAGTGCTCCGTGAGATGTAATGTGCATGAGCGAACAACCCGGAATTTACAACCCATCCATTGTTCTGACTTGGAGAGCATGAAAAGTTTGTAACATAGAAATTACTAGAATCCTGCTTTAAACATTATGTGAGTACATCAATAATGTAGATTCAAAACTATTCTTAGAGATTAGAATATATGCTCTATCTATCAGATATATGAAGCCATCATCACAATCTCTGATGTGTCGCACttgtacaaaaaaaaaacttgacctGCGGGGGGTAAGATGGCCCCTGGGCATTGTGCGATAGAGAAGGCTTCTCACGCAAGTCAAGAAAACCCCGAACCTCCGCCCCACTGATACCAGCGGTCCGTAGCCCATGTTAGACTGGGCTGGACTTCAGAAATGGCTTTGGACATGGGGCAGACAAGGGGATTTTTTTTACCCCCAGCCTGAAATTCGCTCCCACGGGGAGTCGAACTCAGGACCTGGGGGGTGCCGCCGGAGTTCAATAACCGCTTGAGCTAGTGTCCTTTGGCGC is a window from the Sorghum bicolor cultivar BTx623 chromosome 5, Sorghum_bicolor_NCBIv3, whole genome shotgun sequence genome containing:
- the LOC8072766 gene encoding transmembrane 9 superfamily member 1, whose amino-acid sequence is MLRRGVLLQAAVHLLLLLAVARSPLAYASEADHKYKTEEPVKLWVNKVGPYNNPQETYNYYSLPFCQPSENPSHKWGGLGEVLGGNELIDSQIDIKFIKNVDKGAICTIELDAQKVEQFANAIENSYWFELFIDDLPLWGFVGETDKNNENKHYLYTHKNIVVKYNGNRIIHVNLTQESPKLLVAGKKLDMTYSVKWVQTNVAFARRFEVYLDYPFFEHQIHWFSIFNSFMMVIFLTGLVSMILMRTLRNDYAKYAREDDDLESLERDVSEESGWKLVHGDVFRPPRSLVFLSALVGIGTQLAALILLVIVLAIVGMLYVGRGAIITTFIVCYALTSFISGYVSGGLYSRNGGKTWIKAMVLTASLFPFLCFSIGLVLNTIAIFYRSLAAIPFGTMVVMFVLWAFISFPLVLLGTVVGRNWSGAPNNPCRVKTIPRPIPEKKWYLTPSVISLMGGLLPFGSIFIEMYFVFTSFWNYKVYYVYGFMLLVFVILIIVTICVTIVGTYFLLNAENYHWQWTSFFSAASTALYVYLYSIYYYHVKTKMSGFFQTSFYFGYTLMFCLGLGILCGAVGYLGSTLFVRRIYRNIKCD